The DNA sequence TTCAGAACGAGACGGGGCCAAGAAAGGACTACTGCAAGTAGGCGCGCGACGGCGACACGAAACAGTGGTTTGCCCGGAGCCGAATTCTGATTTATATTTGGACCTGAAATTGACTCTGAATGGAGAGCCGTCATGAAAGACATCCTGATCTCGGAAGACATCTACCCGATCGCGGAATTCAAGAAGCACGCGTCGCGCCTGTTCAAGCAGGTCAAAGAGCAAAATCGCCCGCTCGTGGTCACGCAGAACGGGCAGCCGGTCGGCGTCATCGTTTCGCCGGCGCTGTACGACGATTTGTACGCGCGCCGAAAATACCTCGAGCGTATTGACGAGGGATTGCGTCAGGCGGAACGAGGCGAGTACTACACCTCGGAAGAGGTGGATCGAATGCTCGACGAAAAATACGGTCCGCTGCCGAAGCGGCGGAAGACCGCGAAGCGCGTCCCTTCGAGCATGCCCAAAAAGCGGATTGCCGCAAAATCATCGGGTTCGAAGTAGGGAGAAACATTCCACAAACACCGAGGCAAAATAAGCATGAGGGTCGTTTGGACACCGCGCGCAATTGACGATCTCGATGCGGTCTTGGAGTTCATTTCGCGCGATAATCCGCTCGCGGCCCGTCGCTTCGCCGCGAAATTGAAAAACCGCGCGAATTCTCTGCGCCGGTTTCCCCGACGAGGGGTTTTGGTCCCGGAGCGCGGGCGCGACGACCTGCGCGAGCTTGTCGAAGGTAACTATAAGATCGCGTACGAAGTTACCCAAAAGATGGTGAGAATACTCGCCATCTACGAAGGCCATCGCCTGAGGCGGCCTGAGGATTACAGCGAGTCCTGATAGCTACACGCGCATCCCCGCGCCAAGCAGCAGTTCCAGTTCGTGCAGGCGCCGGGCGACCGCGTCGCGGGGCATCGACTTC is a window from the bacterium genome containing:
- a CDS encoding type II toxin-antitoxin system Phd/YefM family antitoxin, whose protein sequence is MKDILISEDIYPIAEFKKHASRLFKQVKEQNRPLVVTQNGQPVGVIVSPALYDDLYARRKYLERIDEGLRQAERGEYYTSEEVDRMLDEKYGPLPKRRKTAKRVPSSMPKKRIAAKSSGSK
- a CDS encoding type II toxin-antitoxin system RelE/ParE family toxin, whose translation is MRVVWTPRAIDDLDAVLEFISRDNPLAARRFAAKLKNRANSLRRFPRRGVLVPERGRDDLRELVEGNYKIAYEVTQKMVRILAIYEGHRLRRPEDYSES